TGCCCTACAGAGTTGGTCCAAATGAAAGAGTGTCAAGTCTGAAAACCTAACATGTTTTGCACCACTTACTTGGCCGGCTTTAGCCATCcttcaatataaataaataattcttaCATCATCATTGCCATCTGCGAGGTCCAGCGCCGTCTCGTCCTCCATGTTCCGGATCATTTTGTCGGCTCCTGCTTGGCACAGACGGGTGGTGATCGTGGCATCCTGCCGGCCGACAGCCAGGTGAAGAGCGGTGCAGCCGTTCAGCATTGCGGCGTCCACATTAGCGCCCCTGTTCAGCAGCAGAGTCACTGCTTCCACATCGTGGAGCTCTACCGCAATGTGTAACGCTGTCTTCCCACTTGTGCCTTCCTGAGGGGCAGAAAAGGTGTGTGACGGGTCAGAAAAACAGGTGTAGCGACATACCTCTTTAACCTCTCAAGCCCTGTAAGAGGGTAAATAGTTGGAACAGCCTGCAAATTGGCATGTAATGTTGCAAATGGAACCGAAAGTGTCCAGCATTTTTTTATGTGATGGTGCCATTAATACACATTGACTTGGCCTATCTGTAAAATCATCCATATTATTAATTCAGTAGCTTTTTTCCAGTACTCATGTTGGAAAGATGTCTATAGCTTTGTGACCGAGCTCTGTGAACCTGATCGGGGGCCTtctgatatttttaaacatgcttGATTTTTACATGCTTGATTTGCGcacactggtgcacagtcatgttggaagaggaaggggccgtccccaaactgttcccacaaagtagggagcatgaaattgtccaaaatctcttggtgctgaagcgtcaagagttcctttcactggaactaaggttccgagcccaactcctgaaaagcaacctcacaccatgatcccccctccaccaaactttacatttggcacaatgcagtcagacaagtaccgttcttctggcaaccgccaaacccagactcgtgattggtcactccagagaacacgtctccactgctctagagtccagtggcggcgctttacaccactgcattccacgctttgcattgcgcttggtgatgtaaggcttggatgcagctgctcggccatggaaacccattccatgaagctctctacgctgttcttgagctgatctgaaggccacatgaagtttggaggtctgtagtgatggactctgcagaaagtcggtgacctctgcgcactatgcccctcagcatccgctgaccccgctctgtcactttacgtggccgaccacttcgtggctgagttgctggcgttcccaatcgcttccactttgttataatcccactgacagttgactggaatatttagtagtgaggaaatttcacgactggacttgctgcacaggtggcgtccgatcacggtaccacgctagaattcactgagctcctgagagtgacccattctttcactaatgtctgtagaagcagtctgcaggcctaggggctcggctttatacacctgtggccactcaagtgattggaacacctgaattcaatgatttggatgggcaagtaaatacttttggcaatatagtgtatatatatatatatgtgtgtgtgtgtgtgtgtgtgtgtgtgtgtgtgtgtgtgtgtgtgtgtgtgtgtgtgtgtgtgtgtgtgtgtgtattttgctgctggcaaaaaaaaaaaaaagaaagaaaaaaacaagaactcATCTCCATTTTCAACACCAGCTGCCCTATACAACATGCTAAagtttcacgatgaatggagaGATAGAAAAGATCCAAAAAAGGTTcgattaacttccattcaaagttaaagAAGTTTTTTACCAGTAAAGAtactattttggagacatgAGATATTtatccaacagcagtgatattagcTATAACTCTCTTTGCCTCATCCTATAGTGTGTGCAACacaaaaagacaagatattctCTGAAAGACCGATAAGTTTATGGTGCTCTATTCTATTCGCATTTTAAAGGATACCCAGCTTAACATCATATATCATTTTGACCTTAAAACACGTTACAAGCTGGCAAGTTTGTTAATGCTGGAAGACACAACAAAAAGGTTTCACAACAAAATAAGCTCTACTCACCTGGATGTTCAGATCGGCACCTTTCTTTATCAGGAGCCTCATGAGGCGGTGCTGTTTGTGCAGTGTGGCAACATGCAGACAAGTGAGacctgatttttaaagaaaaaaaaaaaatgatactgTAAAGCTACGACATTTTTGGACCACAGAATTCAAAATTTCACCCAGTATGATGCAGTCTTGATATGATACATTTTTCAATACAGCAATAGTAAGGAAATTCTGAATGCATAGGTTTGCATGCATGTGCACCAGAGGTGTAATGACCACAGATTTTCAGTTCCGATATTATTTTCAATTCTGAGGTCAACACAATTCAATTTTTTGACTCAGATAGATAAAGGTTCTCAAGCAGAACTTTTTCCATGCTTACTGTACCAtcttcaaaaaagaaaaaaaaaaaataataaaaagaaaaaaaaaaaaacacccccccccccccaaataatACAACTCTTAGAATTTATGATTGATTAATAAAGACCCATTTGCGGCCCACTCTCCCCTGATAGGCAGCACCCAGTTTTGATTACTGACAGTGGTTTCCATGAAAGATGATAAGCGAGAGATTTGATTTCTGTAACCGTTGCGCTCTTCctagaaacacatttaaaacagataaaataaaCGAATAAATGTTTATCTGCTAGCCTTCTACAATAATCACATGCAAACCACACTGTTGTCATGTCAACAGGCCTGGTAATTCCAAAAACATCTCTTTACTGATTTCCTCCTTTCTATTATTGccatgtttctgtttctgttcacGGAAAAAGCCACAACAAACTGAAAACAATTCCACTTTCACTGAAATCTTAGCATTACAGTGCACAATGTTCTCCTTTCAACGTGACTCGCTCAAACACTGGGAACTGAGACGCAAACAGGAAGGAAGAGGTACTAAATTAAGCTCCTGCTTTAAGAGATCGTGTTCCGCTCCCTGCTGCTACAAGTCAGTGACTGAGGACCCCAAAACATCCTTCTACTCCGCCAGCCATCCATCCACACACACCAACCAACCATCAAGACCAGTGTAGTACCTCTCCAGTTCTGCGTCTCAAATACTTGGGCCAGTTTGGTGGGAGAAATATCCAGGATCATGTCACTGGCACACTCTAGTCTGCCATGCTCACAGGCCACATGCAGCGGGGTGTTCCCATCCTGGTCCTGCAGCTCCAGGCACGCCCCGTTCTCCACCAGGGCCTTCACCACATCGGGCTGGTTCAGGTACACGGCAAGGTGCATCGGCGTCTGCGTGAGAAAGAAGGCCGTTTGTATGTCTGACCCTGAAATAATAACACTGGCACAAACGCAGGCGATTATGCTTCGGATATTAAAGCAATGCATTACTATTTTGATGTGTAGGTGGTCTGTCAGGGTTTAATCTGGTACACTGAAGATGGAGGGTTATTATCCCATTTGATGGAACACGAACAACAAACTTTACAATAAACCCCCACTTGCACATACAGTGGGGAAGACATATCTATGACtatttgaaatgatgtagaaaaataaaaatcaatttaaaaaaaaaaaaggaggtttTCTTTAGACAGCGATGAAATGTAGgcaacattttgttttgtaaaacatgagaaaagaacaaaataagaaattttacttttatttaagcTGGATGTTGACCCTCTTACCATaatggaagaaaaaataaaatcaatgccATTAAAAGAGGACTATAATAACTATAGGCTGTTATTTCTATCCAATATATGGTGCAAACACAAGCAGGTACTTTTATAGCTAATTGCATCTACAAAAGCATTAGATATGAATTAACGTATGAAATAATGAAACAGAAATGACACGGAACTGTTTCACAGGTGAAAATGAAACGCAAATTAACCCAGAATGGCAAGATAGAGATTTAATCTTAATCCTCCTGATGAGCTCCATTCATAATCATAAATTCTAAATTTCAATCAAATGTTCTAAGACGTCCAATTTAAAGGAGCACTTGAAGAAGTCCATCTCAAATGTTAACCACTTGCATCCTGTGCTCAACTTATCTTGGCCACTATCTTTCGATAACAAAAGAGGATGCTGAAAGAAGTTTAGCAGATTCCACCAAAAGGAGAGCAACAATGCTCAGCTTACTCAATGTAGGAGTGCATGTTGACTGTGCCGATGTGACTAATATGACCAATGTCCCGTCGTGATTACGTGGATGTCGGTAATCTCGGCTCAAAACAGCATTTCCATTAGTCACAGTTTAAAATGCTGACTGCAAC
This genomic interval from Pygocentrus nattereri isolate fPygNat1 chromosome 4, fPygNat1.pri, whole genome shotgun sequence contains the following:
- the nfkbie gene encoding NF-kappa-B inhibitor epsilon, which produces MAKGGGEKGKLDWRLEESRTDSGVDSFRSLTRDDQYNSGVSTGSVAGEQEKLSVVEERLDSAYGSSSITSITVDGLGEIIDKCSISEPPSAERSSEYTEEEVNVLATVTEDGDTVLHLAIIHALKPSTHELTKLFPKEVLDIQNNLYQTPMHLAVYLNQPDVVKALVENGACLELQDQDGNTPLHVACEHGRLECASDMILDISPTKLAQVFETQNWRGLTCLHVATLHKQHRLMRLLIKKGADLNIQEGTSGKTALHIAVELHDVEAVTLLLNRGANVDAAMLNGCTALHLAVGRQDATITTRLCQAGADKMIRNMEDETALDLADGNDDILALFPFDDIQIMGRTVGVNF